The following are encoded together in the Citrus sinensis cultivar Valencia sweet orange chromosome 1, DVS_A1.0, whole genome shotgun sequence genome:
- the LOC102630138 gene encoding lectin has translation MIFLLLLSVFLRGASSSILSEDTPISFSFPSFAKDSCDNKTLICYGAIESSGALSITPGPPPNLPIRKVGRVLYGKPLSLQRSFIDTTITIKISRHQNYTDRAGDGMTFIFASDKNGPSAKGVGEYLGLQSSPGDKFPPLAVELDTCLNKNLNDPDDNHIGIDINGIESNPVNSLLDVDLKSGRAIQVRIYYNPDFGQLSVYAAYSGETLVKVVEKPINLSDIIPTPVYVGFTAATGDFLESHEVINWTFNSFPVPPSLKEKNLVMPI, from the exons atgattttcctACTACTCCTCTCCGTTTTTCTTCGCGGAGCTTCTTCATCAATCCTTTCCGAAGACACACCTATTAGCTTCTCATTTCCCTCATTCGCCAAAGACAGTTGTGACAATAAGACCCTCATTTGCTACGGAGCGATTGAAAGTTCCGGCGCCTTAAGCATCACACCAGGCCCTCCACCAAACCTGCCGATCAGAAAGGTTGGACGGGTTTTATACGGCAAGCCTCTGAGTTTACAGCGATCTTTTATTGATACCACCATCACCATTAAGATCTCACGCCATCAGAATTACACTGATCGTGCCGGAGATGGCATGACGTTCATTTTTGCAAGCGATAAAAACGGTCCATCAGCAAAGGGCGTCGGCGAATATCTTGGACTGCAGTCTTCACCAG GCGATAAATTTCCTCCATTAGCCGTGGAGCTGGACACATGCCTGAACAAGAACCTGAATGATCCAGATGATAACCATATTGGCATCGACATAAACGGAATCGAATCAAATCCAGTTAATAGTCTGCTTGACGTTGATCTCAAAAGTGGACGAGCAATCCAGGTTCGAATTTATTACAATCCAGACTTTGGACAACTCTCTGTTTATGCGGCATATTCGGGGGAAACACTTGTGAAGGTGGTTGAAAAACCCATTAACCTGTCAGATATAATTCCAACGCCCGTCTATGTTGGATTCACAGCAGCTACGGGGGACTTTTTAGAAAGCCATGAGGTTATAAATTGGACCTTCAACTCGTTCCCAGTGCCGCCTTCTCTCAAGGAGAAAAACCTGGTGATGCCAATATAA
- the LOC127901315 gene encoding uncharacterized protein LOC127901315, producing METEELIRKCQAITLEGEEADKFIFAGQMKEKGSKAVAGCLVGKILLARGVNREGLKTALDQAWRTVHDFKVESLGSNIFVFKFLSEADKKRVFNGGPWHFDRALMVLQEPKGIGSIKKQSFSHVSFWIRIHNVPLMCMDTSIIRELGSRVGKVEDIGMDAQGECFGEFVRIQVSVNITKPLKKLIVLKQEDDEDIPLPVVYERLPDFCFCCGCIGHQFRECMEYKGQQKENLPFGPWLKAVSLADRTKLNRAKEKWSRKHEKSREEVPESDSAEIPNPGSPNLTMGQNFGSTLNKESTEREGGLIKVGHVEKGAVTVDNLEGSKKKLMQPNDKKLNGAAEISDVTGMQDTKARLLLEKENLEGNGKGKKSWWAKKKNGQMKRTQPK from the coding sequence ATGGAAACGGAAGAGTTAATACGGAAGTGTCAAGCCATAACACTTGAAGGAGAGGAAGcagacaaatttatttttgcaggCCAGATGAAAGAAAAGGGTTCCAAAGCTGTTGCTGGTTGTCTTGTGGGAAAAATTCTTTTAGCGAGAGGGGTAAATCGTGAAGGACTCAAAACAGCTTTGGACCAAGCTTGGCGTACTGTTCATGATTTTAAGGTAGAAAGCTTGGGTAGCaacatatttgtttttaagttTCTCTCAGAAGCTGATAAAAAGAGAGTCTTTAATGGAGGACCGTGGCACTTCGATAGAGCCTTGATGGTTCTCCAAGAACCAAAGGGTATTGGTAGTATCAAAAAACAATCCTTTTCTCATGTATCCTTCTGGATTCGAATCCATAATGTGCCATTGATGTGTATGGATACTAGCATAATCCGAGAGCTGGGGTCGAGGGTTGGAAAGGTGGAAGACATAGGCATGGATGCTCAGGGTGAATGCTTTGGGGAATTTGTGCGTATCCAAGTCTCGGTGAATATTACAAAACCTCTGAAGAAACTTATAGTCCTAAAGCAAGAAGATGACGAGGACATCCCTTTGCCTGTGGTGTATGAACGATTACCagacttttgcttttgttgtgGATGCATTGGACACCAGTTCAGAGAATGTATGGAGTATAAAGGCCAGCAGAAAGAAAACTTGCCGTTTGGACCATGGTTAAAAGCAGTTTCATTAGCAGACAGAACCAAGCTAAACAGAGCAAAGGAGAAATGGAGTAGAAAGCACGAGAAATCTAGAGAAGAAGTTCCAGAATCGGATAGTGCAGAAATCCCAAACCCGGGTTCACCCAACTTAACCATGGGTCAGAATTTCGGATCCACATTGAATAAAGAAAGCACGGAAAGGGAAGGAGGGCTAATAAAGGTGGGACACGTGGAGAAGGGTGCTGTGACTGTTGACAATTTGGAAGgaagcaaaaagaaattgatgcAACCCAATGACAAAAAGCTGAACGGTGCAGCTGAAATTTCAGATGTAACAGGAATGCAGGACACAAAGGCGAGACTTTTGctagaaaaggaaaatttagAGGGAAATGGAAAGGGAAAGAAATCTTGGTGggcaaagaagaaaaacgGGCAAATGAAACGCACACAACCCAAATGA